One genomic window of Salvia miltiorrhiza cultivar Shanhuang (shh) chromosome 4, IMPLAD_Smil_shh, whole genome shotgun sequence includes the following:
- the LOC131022985 gene encoding uncharacterized protein LOC131022985, protein MARLPGYLQLEDARIARKAENDKHKAKKAEDTTERYNRNQDRAPFRGLPPRVPPHQSEGPPRQQRTVNEVNRFDEYTPLNKSPEEIFHLIKNQLFFRAPGTYRDGQPQQGPNNKLCEYHNAYGHYTKHCGHLKHQLEFLVRQGNLDQFIAKRNEDQVQRPEQRNEPRQDQGNNRDRRQEENRDNRRGGAEGRVPPFPYRREVHMIFGENGTPTSNRAKKQVSRAVNSEYYPKQVMEITGAAEEPIISFGAEDLRTLMYPHDDALVITADIAGCIVHRVFVDSGSAVNILYLECLQNMGVEAHIEPTNAPLFGFGREMVMSIGFVELSLSLGNADASKTKVIQFLVVDMPKPSYNVILGRPALTTFRAIISMFHLKMKFPIGGGRVGEVWGDQKMSKACHVQMLTHSSGQKRERITEGPDTRKKGKVGEITAPVEERQELAELLNDRDSTEKSALVSTSDVCNMIELFPGREGFQTKIGSSMNNQAREELISCLRRNTDVFTFSTADLKGIDRGLAEHCLNVDPKVKPVKQRTRYFDAEKDAAIREQVQGLLDAGHIEEVQYPEWISNAVMVAKKTNSWRMCVDYRDLNAACPKDHYPLLRIDQLVDSTSVCALLSMMDAYQGYHQVKMNRGDIAKTAFAVCYGVYGWKSMPFGLKNAGATYQRMMEKNFKEQLAKNISVYVDDMLVRSVRAEDHVSDLEEVFTVIKKHRLMLNPAKCTFGVTTGRFLGYKVTPAGIEVNTDKVKAIMDMTPPRGIKEVQTLNGRITALSRFISRTAKRSMPFFKILRKGTKFQWTAECRMVFEDLKVYLAELPTLTKLVPGEVLYLYIAVGEESVSSVLIREEGNHQRPIYFVSRIIQGPELNYTEIEKAALAVMVTARKLRPYFLSHRVVVRTALPFRQVLGRPDLSGRMVKWAVELGEYDVEYEPRTAIKAQALADFIQETTHRPVQEFWIAFVDGSVTKEGCGIGVYIISPSSEVYQFAIKFTCRMSNNEAEYEAVVRGAHILLELQAECVIIRTDSQLVAQQFSGSYHIKDHKMKAYRCKINEMKQKFMEFKIEQISREENTKADLLIRMASAVEQTWNDEITLLCDTREMGTSQVFSVEIRDDWRAPIIHFLKTGEQLSKESNQRARYENYCLINDQLYKRSFTQPLLKCLSPE, encoded by the coding sequence ATGGCTAGGCTGCCAGGGTATTTACAATTGGAGGATGCCAGGATAGCAAGGAAGGCAGAAAACGACAAACACAAGGCTAAGAAGGCCGAGGATACAACAGAGCGGTACAACAGAAACCAGGATCGGGCCCCTTTCAGAGGGTTGCCCCCGAGGGTGCCTCCTCACCAGTCAGAAGGACCACCTCGCCAGCAGCGCACTGTGAATGAGGTCAATCGTTTTGATGAGTATACCCCCTTGAACAAATCTCCGGAGGAGATATTTCATTTAATCAAAAATCAGCTGTTTTTCCGGGCACCCGGCACTTATCGGGATGGGCAGCCACAACAGGGCCCTAATAATAAATTGTGTGAATACCATAATGCTTATGGGCATTACACCAAGCACTGCGGACATCTCAAACATCAGTTGGAGTTTCTGGTGCGCCAGGGTAACTTAGATCAGTTCATAGCCAAAAGAAACGAGGATCAGGTtcagagaccagagcagagaaatgagcCCCGACAGGATCAGGGGAATAACAGGGATCGTAGACAAGAGGAAAATCGGGATAACCGCAGAGGAGGAGCAGAGGGTCGGGTACCTCCCTTCCCATACCGAAGAGAAGTACACATGATCTTTGGGGAAAATGGGACACCTACATCCAACAGGGCCAAGAAACAGGTTTCACGTGCAGTAAATTCCGAGTATTATCCCAAGCAAGTTATGGAGATTACGGGCGCCGCAGAAGAGCCGATCATCAGTTTCGGGGCAGAGGACCTGCGAACGCTTATGTATCCACATGACGATGCGCTGGTTATTACGGCAGACATAGCCGGTTGCATTGTTCATCGCGTCTTCGTAGACTCGGGCAGTGCAGTGAATATTTTATATCTGGAGTGCCTCCAGAACATGGGAGTTGAAGCCCACATTGAACCAACAAACGCCCCGTTATTCGGGTTCGGGAGAGAAATGGTCATGTCAATAGGTTTTGTGGAGTTGTCGTTAAGCCTCGGCAATGCGGATGCCAGCAAGACCAAGGTAATACAATTCCTGGTAGTGGATATGCCAAAACCATCCTACAATGTGATACTTGGCCGACCTGCCCTGACGACGTTCAGGGCAATCATCTCCATGTTCCACctgaagatgaaattccccatcggagggggaagagtgggagaagtatgGGGTGACCAAAAAATGTCGAAAGCATGCCATGTACAGATGCTTACACACTCCtcggggcagaaaagggaaagaataACAGAGGGACCAGATACCCGGAAAAAGGGAAAGGTGGGCGAAATCACCGCTCCAGTAGAGGAGCGTCAGGAGTTGGCGGAATTGTTAAATGACCGGGATAGTACAGAGAAATCCGCGCTGGTCTCCACCAGCGATGTATGTAATATGATAGAATTATTTCCTGGGCgagagggtttccagaccaaGATTGGATCTTCTATGAACAACCAAGCCAGAGAGGAGCTAATTAGCTGCCTGCGGAGAAATACGGATGTATTTACCTTCAGCACGGCTGATCTGAAGGGAATAGATAGAGGATTGGCGGAACATTGCCTTAATGTGGATCCGAAGGTTAAACCAGTGAAACAGCGAACAAGGTATTTCGATGCCGAGAAAGATGCCGCGATCAGGGAGCAGGTTCAGGGGTTGTTGGATGCGGGCCATATTGAAGAAGTCCAATATCCAGAGTGGATATCAAATGCTGTGATGGTGGCAAAAAAGACGAATAGTTGGCGTATGTGCGTGGATTACAGGGATCTCAATGCCGCCTGCCCCAAAGACCATTATCCTCTGCTGAGGATTGATCAATTAGTAGATTCCACATCGGTCTGCGCGCTATTGTCCATGATGGACGCATACCAGGGATACCACCAAGTAAAAATGAACAGAGGGGACATCGCTAAAACGGCTTTCGCCGTCTGCTATGGGGTTTACGGTTGGAAAAGTATGCCATTCGGCTTGAAAAATGCGGGGGCTACGTACCAGCGAATGATGgaaaaaaattttaaagaacAGCTTGCAAAGAATATATCAGTTtatgtggatgatatgcttgtaCGCAGCGTCAGAGCGGAGGACCATGTCTCTGACCTGGAGGAGGTTTTCACGGTGATCAAAAAACACCGGCTCATGCTCAACCCAGCAAAGTGTACCTTTGGAGTCACCACGGGAAGGTTCTTGGGATACAAAGTTACTCCTGCGGGAATCGAAGTCAATACAGATAAGGTCAAGGCTATCATGGATATGACCccacccagaggaatcaaggaagtgcagactctgaacgggcgAATCACTGCTCTGAGTAGGTTCATCTCGCGAACAGCGAAACGCAGCATGCCATTCTTTAAAATTCTGAGGAAGGGAACCAAATTTCAGTGGACAGCGGAATGCCGGATGGTATTTGAGGATCTCAAGGTTTACCTAGCGGAACTCCCGACTCTGACTAAGCTAGTCCCGGGGGAGGTATTATACTTGTACATAGCAGTGGGGGAGGAATCTGTCAGCTCTGTGCTCATCAGAGAAGAGGGGAATCACCAAAGGCCAATCTACTTTGTCAGCAGGATCATCCAGGGCCCCGAATTAAATTACACGGAAATcgaaaaggctgctctggcggtcatggtcacAGCGCGGAAATTGAGGCCATACTTTTTATCACATCGGGTTGTGGTGCGCACTGCTTTGCCCTTTAGACAGGTGCTAGGGAGACCGGATCTATCTGGGAGAATGGTCAAGTGGGCCGTGGAATTGGGGGAATATGACGTGGAGTACGAGCCAAGAACGGCTATCAAGGCACAAGCTCTGGCAGACTTTATCCAGGAGACTACTCATCGCCCCGTGCAGGAGTTCTGGATCGCTTTTGTGGATGGATCAGTCACCAAGGAAGGGTGCGGAATTGGAGTATACATCATCTCTCCAAGCTCGGAAGTATATCaattcgccatcaaattcacttgcAGGATGTCCAACAATGAGGCcgagtatgaggccgtggtcagaggagCACATATCTTGTTAGAATTACAGGCTGAATGTGTTATAATCAGAACCGACTCTCAGTTGGTAGCTCAGCAATTTTCAGGGAGTTATCACATTAAGGACCACAAGATGAAAGCATATCGCTGCAAGATCAATGAAATGAAGCAAAAGTTTATGGAGTTTAAAATCGAACAGATTTCCAGAGAAGAGAATACAAAGGCAGATTTACTAATACGAATGGCCAGCGCCGTGGAACAGACTTGGAATGACGAGATCACgctactctgtgataccagagaaatggggACTTCACAAGTTTTCTCAGTGGAAATTCGGGATGATTGGCGGGCCCCAATTATACACTTTCTTAAGACAGGGGAACAGCTGAGCAAAGAATCTAATCAGAGGGCTCGATACGAGAATTATTGTTTGATTAACGATCAACTGTACAAGCGATCTTTTACCCAGCCCTTATTAAAATGCTTATCCCCTGAATAA